One window of Botrimarina mediterranea genomic DNA carries:
- the gcvPB gene encoding aminomethyl-transferring glycine dehydrogenase subunit GcvPB, with protein sequence MRNHNDSQLLFDISKPGRRATRLPACDVPVKPVAELLPAASLAASTPELPELAEPQVVRHFTNLSTLNMSVDTHFYPLGSCTMKHNPKRNERAASLPGIVDLHPYQPEESIQGMLQLLYKVQEYLCEISGLPACSLQPAAGAHGELTALWVAHAYFKDNGQAHRTKVLVPDNAHGTNPASAAMAGFDTVTVKTLITGAVDMEDFRKKLDDNIAVFMITNPNTVGVFEPQIGEIAAEVHARGGLMYLDGANMNAILGISRPGDFGADMQHYNPHKTFSGPHGGGGPGAGPICVAEKLRPYLPAPVVAKRSASEGAEYYLDYSSTKSIGRVRSFFGNVGVLVRAYCYIRSHGPDGLRRVSEQAVLNANYLLSRVKHFLPVPQGERCMHEFVASAKKLKTERGVTAMDIAKRLLDFGYHAPTIYFPQTVPEALMCEPTETESKETLDAFAETLFRITEESPELLHEAPHTTAISRPDEVTAARQPTLCHCG encoded by the coding sequence ATGCGTAACCACAACGACTCCCAGCTGCTGTTCGACATCTCCAAGCCCGGCCGTCGCGCGACGCGGTTGCCGGCTTGTGACGTGCCCGTTAAGCCGGTAGCGGAGCTGTTGCCGGCCGCATCGCTCGCGGCGTCGACGCCGGAGTTGCCGGAGCTGGCCGAGCCGCAGGTCGTGCGGCACTTCACCAATCTGTCGACGCTCAACATGTCGGTAGACACGCACTTCTACCCGCTCGGCTCGTGCACGATGAAGCACAACCCCAAGCGGAACGAGCGCGCCGCGTCGTTGCCGGGGATTGTGGACCTGCACCCGTACCAACCCGAAGAGTCGATCCAGGGGATGCTGCAATTGCTCTACAAGGTGCAAGAGTACCTCTGCGAGATCTCCGGCCTCCCCGCGTGCAGCCTCCAACCCGCCGCCGGCGCGCACGGCGAGCTCACCGCTCTCTGGGTAGCGCACGCCTACTTCAAGGACAACGGGCAGGCTCACCGCACGAAGGTGCTCGTCCCCGACAACGCCCACGGCACCAACCCCGCCAGCGCCGCGATGGCGGGCTTCGACACGGTGACCGTCAAGACGCTGATCACCGGCGCCGTCGATATGGAGGACTTCCGCAAGAAGCTCGACGACAACATCGCCGTCTTCATGATCACCAACCCGAACACGGTCGGCGTCTTCGAGCCGCAGATCGGTGAGATCGCCGCCGAGGTCCACGCCCGCGGCGGCTTGATGTATCTCGACGGCGCCAACATGAACGCGATCCTCGGCATCTCGCGCCCCGGTGACTTCGGCGCCGACATGCAGCACTACAACCCGCACAAGACTTTCAGCGGCCCCCACGGCGGCGGCGGCCCCGGCGCGGGCCCAATCTGTGTGGCGGAGAAGCTGCGGCCGTACTTGCCCGCTCCTGTCGTCGCTAAGCGGTCAGCTTCGGAGGGTGCGGAATACTACCTCGATTATTCGTCCACCAAGTCGATCGGTCGTGTGCGGTCGTTCTTCGGCAACGTCGGCGTGCTAGTGCGTGCTTATTGTTACATCCGTTCGCACGGTCCCGACGGTCTGCGGCGTGTCAGCGAGCAGGCGGTGCTGAACGCCAACTACTTGCTGAGCCGGGTGAAGCACTTCTTGCCGGTGCCGCAGGGCGAGCGTTGTATGCACGAGTTCGTCGCCTCGGCGAAGAAGCTCAAGACCGAGCGCGGCGTCACGGCGATGGACATCGCCAAGCGGCTCCTCGACTTCGGCTACCACGCCCCGACGATCTACTTCCCGCAGACGGTGCCCGAGGCGCTGATGTGCGAGCCAACCGAGACCGAGAGCAAAGAGACGCTCGACGCCTTCGCCGAGACCCTCTTCCGCATCACCGAAGAGTCGCCCGAGCTGCTCCACGAAGCGCCCCACACCACGGCGATTAGCCGCCCCGACGAAGTCACCGCCGCCCGCCAGCCGACGCTCTGCCACTGCGGGTAG
- a CDS encoding lipoate--protein ligase family protein — MPLNCRLIIDEPADGAWNMAVDEALVESAVAEGVATLRLYQWRPTLSLGYFQKYAERESHAASAALPCVRRSSGGGALVHDRELTYSLALPATALTGVDTRSLYCQAHKAVIAAVAELGGDASRLSLCDPEKQPRPEREPFLCFQRRADGDLLVEGPFPDQQESQEDAIGEPRPSAMAAGAIRGRYKVCGSAQRKRRGALLQHGGVLLAQSPAAPELPGLAELGVLAVNPAELAPVLAGRLEVALDLSCQLGVLRPTEAATARRIVADKYGADAWLRRH, encoded by the coding sequence ATGCCCCTCAACTGCCGGTTGATCATCGACGAGCCCGCTGACGGCGCCTGGAACATGGCGGTCGATGAGGCGCTCGTTGAGAGCGCCGTGGCCGAGGGCGTGGCCACCTTGCGGCTGTATCAGTGGCGTCCCACCCTCTCGCTAGGGTACTTCCAAAAGTACGCCGAGCGAGAGTCGCACGCCGCGAGCGCCGCCCTGCCGTGCGTGCGGCGGTCGAGCGGTGGTGGGGCGCTGGTGCATGACCGTGAGTTGACCTACTCGCTCGCGCTACCGGCGACGGCGCTGACGGGCGTCGATACGCGAAGCCTCTACTGCCAGGCGCACAAGGCAGTGATCGCGGCGGTCGCGGAACTGGGGGGCGACGCCTCGCGGTTGTCGCTCTGCGACCCCGAGAAGCAGCCCCGGCCCGAACGGGAGCCCTTCCTCTGCTTCCAGCGGCGGGCGGACGGCGACCTGCTGGTGGAAGGCCCCTTCCCGGACCAACAGGAGTCCCAGGAGGACGCGATAGGCGAACCCCGCCCCAGTGCTATGGCGGCGGGGGCCATCCGGGGCCGATACAAGGTCTGTGGCAGCGCCCAGCGGAAGCGCCGCGGGGCCCTGCTGCAACACGGCGGCGTCCTGCTGGCCCAGTCGCCCGCGGCGCCAGAACTGCCTGGGCTGGCCGAGTTGGGCGTCCTCGCCGTCAATCCGGCGGAGCTGGCGCCCGTGCTAGCCGGGCGCCTGGAAGTCGCCCTCGACCTTAGCTGCCAGCTGGGAGTCTTGCGGCCAACCGAAGCCGCGACTGCCCGGCGGATCGTTGCGGACAAGTACGGCGCCGATGCCTGGCTACGGCGGCACTAA
- the rnr gene encoding ribonuclease R has product MDDELRSAILSYTSNPAYRAVKPKVIAERLGLEGDAAVNCKKLVKKLIREGELEYGPNHLVIPIDPEHPARTNLMPAVTGESGHPVADSGQATSDSRRDRGNYVVGTLRRISSGDAFVRPEGTPASAERDLDIFVPGRQSGDAASGDVVRLAVSSRPGAYGKPTGKVVDIVERATNVFVGTYLEEAGSALVEVDGKVFGQPIYVGDPGAKGAKESDKVVIEMVRFPSQVRDGEGVISRILGDRSAPGVDTLSIKYEFNLPGDFPEEVLEDARQQAAKFDESIPEGRRDLTGEVIVTIDPLTARDFDDAISLKKLDNGHWELGVHIADVSHFVVPKSALDREAYDRATSVYLPDEVIPMLPEIISNNLASLQPDRVRYAVTALLEMSPEGMPINCEVFKSAIKSRRRFTYEEVDLYLLAKGLVSADPSRATSSPTAADVVSTLSPEVDRLLADMFELAMKLRKRRFDRGALELSMPEVQIDLDKDGRVSGAHVEKNTESHQVIEEFMLAANIAVATKLADSGLLFLRRIHGSPDPRKSRALTEFIRSLGIPVENLQDRFELQQVLDRVKGDPRQHAVNFSTLRSMQKAIYSPEEEGHYALAADCYCHFTSPIRRYPDLTIHRLIDALNHHQAGTGPKPVNEMSQLLLEGDHCSEREQRASGAERELKKMKLLNYLSDKVGTEMDGVITGVEKFGVFIMGRDMPAEGFIHITALGDDFYQFDRASHSIAGKREGNTFRLGDAVRVAVANVDVDARELDFRYLGRAKGPGAGKHAQEKSAGGRKGRPLPPEKKRRPSQGKNRQARERSAGAGGNMDSQSPASGNKPPRGKKPGKKRR; this is encoded by the coding sequence ATGGACGACGAACTCCGCTCTGCCATCCTCTCCTACACCAGCAACCCCGCCTACCGCGCGGTTAAGCCGAAGGTCATCGCCGAGCGGCTCGGGCTCGAGGGCGACGCGGCGGTGAACTGCAAGAAGCTCGTCAAGAAGCTCATCCGCGAAGGCGAACTCGAGTACGGTCCCAACCACCTCGTCATACCAATCGATCCCGAGCACCCCGCGCGCACGAACCTGATGCCCGCGGTCACCGGTGAAAGTGGCCATCCCGTCGCCGACAGTGGACAGGCGACAAGCGACAGCCGTCGCGACCGCGGCAACTACGTCGTCGGCACGCTGCGGCGCATCAGCTCGGGCGACGCCTTCGTCCGTCCCGAAGGGACGCCCGCCTCGGCCGAGCGCGACCTCGACATCTTCGTCCCCGGTCGGCAATCGGGCGACGCCGCCAGCGGCGACGTGGTGCGACTGGCCGTCTCCAGCCGCCCCGGCGCCTACGGCAAACCGACCGGCAAGGTGGTCGACATCGTCGAGCGGGCCACCAATGTCTTCGTCGGCACGTATCTCGAAGAGGCGGGCTCGGCCCTCGTCGAAGTCGATGGCAAGGTCTTCGGCCAGCCGATCTACGTCGGCGACCCCGGCGCGAAGGGCGCTAAGGAAAGCGACAAGGTCGTCATCGAGATGGTCCGCTTCCCGTCGCAGGTCCGCGACGGCGAGGGCGTCATCTCCCGTATCCTCGGCGACCGCAGCGCGCCGGGCGTCGACACCCTGTCGATCAAGTACGAGTTCAACCTGCCGGGTGATTTCCCCGAGGAAGTCCTCGAAGACGCCCGCCAGCAAGCGGCCAAGTTCGACGAGTCGATCCCGGAGGGCCGTCGCGACCTGACCGGCGAGGTGATCGTCACGATCGACCCGCTCACCGCGCGGGACTTCGACGACGCGATCTCGCTGAAGAAGCTCGACAACGGCCACTGGGAACTGGGCGTCCACATCGCCGACGTCTCGCACTTCGTCGTCCCCAAGTCGGCGCTCGACCGCGAGGCTTACGATCGCGCGACGAGCGTCTACCTGCCCGACGAAGTGATCCCGATGCTGCCGGAGATCATCAGCAACAACCTGGCGAGCCTCCAGCCCGACCGCGTCCGCTACGCCGTGACGGCGCTGCTGGAAATGAGCCCCGAGGGGATGCCGATCAACTGCGAGGTGTTCAAGAGCGCAATCAAGAGCCGCCGGCGGTTCACCTACGAGGAAGTCGATCTGTATCTGCTGGCGAAGGGTTTGGTAAGCGCTGACCCGTCGCGAGCCACGTCGTCCCCGACCGCGGCCGATGTCGTGTCGACCCTCTCCCCCGAAGTCGATCGCCTCCTCGCCGACATGTTCGAGCTCGCCATGAAGCTGCGTAAGCGCCGCTTCGACCGCGGGGCGCTCGAGCTCAGCATGCCCGAGGTCCAGATCGACCTCGACAAGGACGGCCGCGTCTCCGGCGCGCACGTCGAGAAGAACACCGAGAGCCATCAGGTCATCGAAGAGTTCATGCTGGCGGCCAACATCGCCGTGGCGACGAAGCTCGCCGACTCAGGACTCCTCTTCCTGCGGCGTATCCACGGCTCGCCCGATCCACGAAAGTCCCGCGCCCTCACGGAGTTCATCCGTTCGCTCGGCATCCCGGTCGAGAACCTGCAAGACCGCTTCGAGTTGCAACAGGTGCTCGACCGTGTGAAGGGAGACCCGCGACAGCACGCCGTCAACTTCTCGACGCTGCGTTCGATGCAGAAGGCGATCTACAGCCCCGAGGAAGAGGGCCACTACGCCCTCGCCGCCGATTGCTACTGCCACTTCACGTCGCCGATCCGTCGTTACCCCGACCTGACGATCCACCGCCTGATCGACGCGCTGAACCATCATCAAGCGGGGACCGGGCCGAAACCCGTCAACGAGATGAGCCAGCTCTTGCTCGAAGGCGACCACTGCAGCGAGCGTGAGCAACGCGCGTCCGGCGCCGAGCGTGAGCTGAAGAAGATGAAGTTGCTCAACTACCTGAGCGACAAGGTCGGCACGGAGATGGACGGCGTCATCACCGGCGTCGAGAAGTTCGGCGTCTTCATCATGGGCCGCGACATGCCGGCCGAGGGCTTCATCCACATCACCGCTCTCGGCGACGACTTCTACCAGTTCGACCGCGCCAGCCACTCGATCGCCGGCAAGCGCGAAGGGAACACGTTCCGCCTCGGCGACGCGGTGCGGGTCGCCGTCGCCAATGTGGATGTCGACGCCCGTGAGCTCGATTTCCGTTACCTCGGCCGGGCCAAGGGCCCCGGCGCGGGGAAACACGCGCAGGAAAAATCCGCTGGCGGTCGCAAGGGCCGGCCGCTGCCTCCTGAGAAGAAACGACGACCCTCGCAAGGCAAGAACCGCCAGGCACGGGAGCGATCCGCCGGCGCGGGCGGCAACATGGATAGCCAATCCCCCGCTTCCGGAAACAAGCCGCCCCGCGGCAAAAAGCCCGGCAAGAAGCGCCGGTAG
- the gcvPA gene encoding aminomethyl-transferring glycine dehydrogenase subunit GcvPA, translated as MPFTYNTEEDVAAMLQAIGVASIEELLEQVPADFRLQRTLDLPQAMGEMELDRHMRELAGKNVGAASGAVSYLGGGTYDHFIPAVVDTIASRGEFYTSYTPYQAEVAQGNLQAMFEYQTLITRLTGLDVSNCSLYDGASAAAEAVMMALASGKGRTRVVLPASVHPEYRQTITTYVSCLDAEVVTVAAPNGVVDLDELRSVVNDQTACVVLQQPNFFGCVEDADEATRITHAAGALMIAAFDPISLGLMKRPGDWVGVGEGADIAVCEGQSLGTPMQYGGPFLGILACRESLVRRMPGRIVGQTTDRRGKRCFVLTMQTREQHIRRDKATSNVCSNQALFALRATVYLSLLGPEGLKETAHLCLQKSRYLAERLVETDRFELAFAAPTFKEFVLRDRQNKIDDLIACGLANDILAGLPLGQFDPELDDCLLVCVTEKRTREELDRFVEVLTQNAAHPNGGNRAKSPHFEPASIA; from the coding sequence ATGCCTTTCACTTACAACACCGAAGAAGACGTCGCCGCGATGCTCCAGGCGATCGGCGTGGCGTCGATCGAAGAGCTGCTCGAGCAGGTGCCCGCCGACTTCCGGTTGCAGCGGACGCTCGACCTGCCGCAGGCGATGGGGGAGATGGAGCTCGACCGCCACATGCGCGAACTCGCCGGCAAGAACGTCGGCGCCGCGTCGGGGGCGGTGTCGTATCTGGGCGGCGGGACGTACGACCACTTCATCCCGGCGGTGGTCGACACGATCGCCAGCCGCGGCGAGTTCTACACCAGCTACACGCCTTATCAGGCCGAGGTCGCGCAGGGCAACCTGCAGGCGATGTTCGAGTACCAGACGTTGATCACACGGCTGACGGGGCTCGATGTCTCCAACTGCAGCCTCTACGACGGCGCCAGCGCCGCGGCCGAGGCGGTGATGATGGCGCTCGCCTCGGGCAAAGGCCGCACGCGCGTCGTCCTGCCGGCGAGCGTTCACCCCGAGTACCGCCAGACGATCACGACCTACGTCTCGTGCCTCGACGCCGAGGTCGTCACCGTAGCCGCGCCGAACGGCGTGGTCGATCTCGACGAGTTGCGTTCGGTCGTCAACGACCAGACGGCGTGCGTCGTGCTCCAGCAACCGAACTTCTTCGGCTGTGTCGAAGACGCCGACGAAGCGACCCGCATCACGCACGCCGCCGGCGCGCTGATGATCGCCGCGTTCGACCCGATCAGTCTGGGTCTCATGAAGCGGCCCGGCGATTGGGTCGGCGTTGGTGAGGGCGCCGACATCGCCGTCTGCGAAGGCCAATCACTCGGCACGCCGATGCAGTACGGCGGGCCGTTCCTCGGCATCCTGGCGTGCCGCGAGTCGCTCGTCCGCCGCATGCCGGGCCGCATCGTCGGCCAAACAACCGACCGCCGCGGCAAGCGCTGTTTTGTGCTGACGATGCAAACCCGTGAGCAGCACATCCGCCGCGACAAGGCGACCAGCAACGTCTGCAGCAACCAAGCCTTGTTCGCGCTGCGGGCGACGGTGTACCTCTCGTTGCTCGGCCCCGAGGGCCTCAAAGAGACGGCGCACTTGTGCCTCCAGAAGAGCCGCTACCTGGCCGAGCGCCTCGTCGAAACGGACCGTTTTGAATTGGCGTTCGCCGCGCCAACATTCAAAGAGTTCGTCCTCCGCGACCGCCAAAACAAGATCGACGACCTGATCGCTTGCGGCTTAGCCAACGACATCCTAGCCGGCCTCCCCCTCGGTCAGTTCGACCCCGAGCTCGACGACTGCCTGCTGGTCTGCGTCACCGAGAAACGCACCCGCGAAGAGCTCGACCGCTTCGTCGAAGTCCTGACCCAAAACGCCGCCCACCCTAACGGCGGCAATCGAGCAAAATCGCCCCACTTCGAGCCGGCGTCAATTGCTTAG
- the gcvT gene encoding glycine cleavage system aminomethyltransferase GcvT: protein MSSTAELLRTPLYDWHAANGGRLVDFAGWAMPVQYRSIVEEHNATRQRVGLFDVSHMGRLTVQGAAAEMWLDGLATRRAAGTPVGRVRYSLICNESGGVLDDILFTRVTENRFDLVVNASNRAKLLDWFAEHAMADADLIDRTEATAMIAVQGPGAVEMVASLADADVASIRYYRSGEANIAGAPCVVSRTGYTGEDGFELIANANQAEAIWKALINLGAAACGLASRDTLRLEAGMPLYGHELRERLNPLHAGLGFAVDFEDADGGRRTFVGSDALLKAREDGSVARRVGLRVEGKRPPREEYRVLVDGRPCGVVTSGTHSPTLGYPIAMAYIEPELTQEGTRVAIDIRGTETPAMVVPLPFYKRS from the coding sequence ATGTCGTCCACCGCAGAGCTCTTACGAACGCCGCTCTACGATTGGCACGCGGCCAATGGGGGTCGGCTTGTCGACTTCGCCGGCTGGGCGATGCCGGTACAGTACAGGTCGATCGTCGAGGAGCACAACGCCACACGCCAGCGTGTCGGCCTGTTCGACGTGTCGCATATGGGCCGGCTCACCGTCCAGGGCGCCGCGGCAGAGATGTGGCTCGACGGCCTCGCCACCCGCCGCGCCGCCGGCACGCCGGTCGGACGCGTGCGGTACTCGCTCATCTGCAACGAGTCGGGAGGCGTCCTCGATGACATCCTCTTCACCCGCGTCACCGAAAATCGTTTCGACCTCGTTGTGAACGCGTCGAACCGCGCGAAGTTGCTCGACTGGTTCGCCGAGCACGCCATGGCGGACGCCGACCTCATCGACCGCACCGAGGCGACCGCGATGATCGCCGTCCAAGGCCCCGGCGCGGTGGAGATGGTCGCTTCGCTCGCCGACGCCGATGTCGCGTCGATCCGCTACTACCGTTCGGGCGAAGCCAACATCGCCGGCGCCCCGTGTGTCGTCAGCCGCACCGGCTACACCGGCGAAGACGGCTTTGAACTGATCGCCAACGCCAACCAAGCCGAAGCCATTTGGAAGGCCCTAATCAACCTCGGGGCAGCCGCTTGCGGCTTAGCGTCGCGCGACACGCTCCGTCTTGAAGCCGGCATGCCCCTCTACGGCCACGAGCTCCGCGAAAGACTCAATCCGCTCCATGCCGGGCTCGGCTTCGCCGTTGACTTTGAGGACGCCGATGGCGGTCGGCGGACGTTCGTCGGCAGCGACGCACTGCTGAAGGCAAGAGAGGACGGCTCGGTGGCCCGGCGCGTCGGTCTCAGGGTCGAAGGCAAGCGCCCGCCGCGCGAGGAGTACCGCGTGCTGGTCGATGGCCGGCCGTGCGGCGTCGTCACCAGCGGGACGCACTCGCCGACGCTCGGGTATCCGATCGCAATGGCTTACATCGAGCCGGAGCTAACCCAAGAAGGGACGCGCGTCGCCATCGACATCCGCGGAACGGAGACGCCCGCGATGGTCGTTCCGTTGCCGTTTTATAAGAGGTCGTAG
- a CDS encoding FHA domain-containing protein yields the protein MKLVVLAGAKTGAAVPIKKDRFIIGRGKDCTLRAGSEAISRNHCELLVTESGVTVRDMGSRNGTYVNDEKIEGVKTLSNGDKLRIGPLEFRYEAEGELKQAKAPKVKSVGEAVARTAAKATKEPQNFEDDISDWLIAGEVPTGAAPAIGETLMMKSDETRISQETADKIAAETPTKELSPEEAKSAEESAEDAAEEPEAEGDDKKKKKGPGKLPFQPHKPQAKDSREAAMQVLRDMARRR from the coding sequence ATGAAGTTGGTGGTGCTAGCTGGAGCCAAGACGGGCGCGGCAGTCCCGATCAAGAAAGACCGATTTATCATCGGCCGGGGCAAGGACTGCACCCTGCGGGCAGGGAGTGAAGCGATCAGCCGCAACCATTGCGAGCTGCTCGTGACCGAGTCGGGCGTCACCGTCCGCGACATGGGGAGCCGCAACGGCACCTACGTCAACGACGAGAAGATCGAAGGCGTCAAGACGCTCTCCAACGGTGACAAGCTGCGGATCGGCCCGCTCGAGTTCCGCTACGAAGCCGAGGGCGAGCTCAAGCAAGCCAAGGCGCCGAAGGTGAAGAGCGTCGGAGAAGCCGTCGCGCGTACCGCGGCGAAGGCCACCAAAGAGCCCCAGAACTTCGAAGACGACATCAGCGACTGGTTGATCGCCGGCGAGGTCCCCACCGGCGCGGCGCCCGCCATCGGCGAGACGCTGATGATGAAGTCCGACGAGACCCGCATCTCGCAGGAGACCGCCGACAAGATCGCCGCCGAAACGCCGACCAAGGAGCTCTCTCCCGAAGAAGCCAAGTCTGCCGAGGAGTCCGCTGAGGACGCGGCTGAAGAGCCCGAAGCCGAAGGCGACGACAAGAAGAAAAAGAAGGGGCCCGGCAAACTCCCCTTCCAACCCCACAAGCCGCAGGCCAAAGACAGCCGCGAAGCGGCCATGCAGGTCCTCCGCGATATGGCCCGGCGTCGCTAG
- a CDS encoding tetratricopeptide repeat protein, which produces MPQPTHKLTPLAALLALALAGCNSVQHQTLNAEGVAYYKQGAYQQAAGKFQEAIAKRPDLGDGYYNLAAAMHQSGVRFNRPDDLKQAEVLYNQALERSPDHVECYRGLAVLLNETGRRDASYRLLNNWAVASPQNPNPHIELARLLEESSRPQDAEQQLVQALTINPSDARALAALGRLRDEAGDHLQALQNYQRSLDVNRHQPQVAARVATLQSAGGSAATLATGAGGTRMANQWQAPSGPARY; this is translated from the coding sequence ATGCCGCAACCGACCCACAAGCTGACGCCCCTGGCCGCCCTGCTGGCGTTGGCCCTGGCTGGCTGCAACTCGGTGCAGCACCAGACGCTCAACGCCGAGGGCGTCGCCTACTACAAGCAGGGCGCCTACCAGCAGGCTGCCGGCAAGTTCCAAGAGGCGATCGCCAAGCGGCCCGACCTCGGCGACGGCTACTACAACCTCGCCGCCGCGATGCACCAGTCGGGCGTCCGGTTCAACCGCCCCGACGACCTCAAGCAGGCCGAGGTCCTCTACAACCAGGCCCTCGAACGCTCGCCCGACCACGTCGAGTGCTACCGCGGCCTCGCCGTGCTGCTCAACGAGACCGGCCGCCGCGACGCGTCGTACCGCTTGTTGAACAACTGGGCCGTCGCCAGCCCGCAGAACCCGAACCCCCACATCGAGCTCGCCCGCCTGCTCGAAGAGAGCTCACGCCCGCAGGACGCCGAGCAGCAGCTCGTCCAAGCCCTCACGATCAACCCCAGCGACGCCCGCGCCCTGGCCGCCCTAGGCCGCCTCCGCGACGAGGCAGGCGATCACCTGCAGGCGCTCCAGAACTACCAGCGTTCGCTCGACGTGAACCGTCACCAGCCCCAAGTCGCGGCGCGCGTCGCCACGCTCCAATCCGCTGGCGGCTCCGCCGCGACCCTCGCCACCGGCGCCGGCGGCACGCGGATGGCCAACCAGTGGCAAGCGCCCTCGGGCCCAGCGCGGTACTAA
- a CDS encoding DUF1877 family protein, whose amino-acid sequence MSMILSLKQAPAATLDLLVQRPELAVVFWMNPDFKPAKPSGFVVWLTRLLGGYTPPMELPEAPKELARNGERLDLDKAWHALQWLLTQPKSMSEGDEWQVPPPEGFLLGAGEPIVGSDHGYGDERAASPAEVAAFDDLLKRTPWSELESRFDADALASAQVYPDNWGDSGEVDYVQQYYNKLKDFIAATRSEDLGVVIQLS is encoded by the coding sequence ATGAGCATGATCCTCTCGCTCAAACAGGCGCCCGCGGCGACGCTCGACTTGTTGGTCCAGCGGCCCGAGTTGGCGGTTGTGTTCTGGATGAACCCCGACTTCAAGCCGGCAAAGCCGTCCGGCTTCGTCGTCTGGCTGACACGTCTCTTGGGCGGGTACACGCCGCCGATGGAACTGCCCGAGGCGCCCAAGGAGCTCGCCCGCAATGGCGAGAGGCTCGACCTCGACAAGGCGTGGCACGCGTTGCAGTGGCTGTTGACCCAGCCGAAGAGCATGAGCGAAGGGGACGAGTGGCAAGTGCCGCCGCCCGAGGGCTTCCTGCTCGGCGCGGGTGAACCCATCGTCGGCAGCGACCACGGTTACGGCGACGAACGCGCCGCCTCGCCCGCTGAGGTTGCCGCTTTCGACGACCTGCTCAAGCGAACGCCGTGGTCCGAACTCGAGTCCCGTTTCGACGCCGACGCGCTCGCTTCCGCCCAGGTCTACCCCGACAACTGGGGCGACTCGGGAGAGGTCGATTACGTCCAGCAGTACTACAACAAACTAAAAGACTTCATCGCCGCTACCCGGTCCGAAGACCTAGGGGTGGTGATTCAACTTAGTTGA
- the gcvH gene encoding glycine cleavage system protein GcvH, with product MNPESLLFAKTHEWVAVAETGGEKVATIGISKHAVEALTDLVFIELPKVGRSVDAEESFCEVESVKAVSDVYSPVTGEVVEVNEPLADQLEVLSDDPYGKGWIAKVKITDETSLAGLMDYEAYEKMCAEEA from the coding sequence ATGAACCCTGAATCCTTGCTGTTCGCCAAGACGCACGAGTGGGTCGCCGTCGCCGAGACTGGCGGCGAGAAGGTCGCCACCATCGGCATCTCCAAGCACGCCGTCGAAGCGCTGACGGACCTCGTCTTCATCGAGCTGCCGAAAGTGGGCCGCTCCGTCGACGCCGAGGAGTCGTTCTGTGAAGTCGAGTCCGTCAAGGCGGTTAGCGATGTCTACAGCCCGGTGACCGGCGAGGTCGTCGAGGTCAACGAGCCGCTCGCCGACCAGCTCGAAGTCCTCAGCGACGACCCCTACGGCAAGGGCTGGATCGCCAAGGTCAAGATCACCGACGAGACTTCGCTCGCCGGCCTGATGGACTACGAGGCGTATGAGAAAATGTGTGCGGAAGAGGCGTGA